One window from the genome of Hemiscyllium ocellatum isolate sHemOce1 chromosome 28, sHemOce1.pat.X.cur, whole genome shotgun sequence encodes:
- the LOC132829181 gene encoding proteinase-activated receptor 3-like produces the protein MEQFGFILMVSALLLSMTDHAQSQEEFSGDDNRGRVLVFDVDTSTKLPNNSKAVLNKSAEGLLTSSFTRMVLPSFYTIVFVIGLPANGLAMYNLITKAQRLPSTIFLMNLAVADLLLCLVLPFKIHYHFLGNHWLFGEALCRTMTAFFYGNMYCSVLLLTFISVDRYFALVHPFLSKRFRGNGFAVRSCCVIWLLVVVAMLPFLLRRQTYPIQNLNITTCHDALPTSLVTDYFFYYFLCLVVFGFFIPSLITIFCYLSIVRSLILEESKYCKAIMTMVLVLTVFLICFTPSNITLLVHHSPIHLTDSNDLYLLYLICLLLSTFNSCLDPFIYYYISEEFRNEVRRIVFNKVKKGKGSRNGLIHTDSSTASRSAATLRCV, from the exons ATGGAGCAATTTGGCTTCATTCTCATGGTCTCAGCTCTCCTACTGTCAATGACAGACCACGCTCAGTCACAGGAAG AGTTCTCAGGAGATGATAATCGTGGAAGAGTTTTAGTTTTTGACGTTGATACATCAACAAAGTTGCCAAATAATTCTAAGGCTGTTTTAAATAAATCAGCGGAAGGTCTACTCACCAGCAGTTTCACCAGAATGGTGCTGCCCAGCTTTTATACCATTGTCTTTGTAATCGGGCTCCCAGCCAATGGGTTAGCCATGTACAATCTCATCACAAAGGCCCAGCGATTACCGTCCACCATCTTCCTGATGAACCTGGCTGTAGCTGACCTGCTCCTGTGCCTCGTGCTGCCGTTCAAAATTCACTATCACTTCCTGGGCAACCACTGGCTCTTTGGTGAGGCTCTGTGTCGGACAATGACGGCCTTCTTCTACGGGAACATGTACTGCTCCGTCCTGCTGCTCACCTTCATCAGTGTGGACAGATACTTCGCTCTGGTCCACCCGTTTCTCTCCAAGCGATTCCGGGGCAATGGCTTCGCTGTCCGGAGCTGTTGTGTGATTTGGCTGCTTGTTGTCGTTGCCATGTTACCGTTTCTCCTCCGTAGACAGACCTATccaatccagaacctcaacatcaCCACCTGCCATGATGCCTTACCAACATCATTGGTCACTGATTATTTTTTTTACTACTTTTTGTGTTTGGTTGTGTTTGGGTTTTTTATTCCGTCTCTTATTACCATATTCTGTTACCTGTCTATTGTCAGATCATTGATATTGGAAGAAAGCAAGTATTGTAAAGCTATAATGACCATGGTGTTGGTACTGACTGTGTTTTTGATATGTTTCACTCCCAGTAATATAACCCTGTTGGTACATCACTCACCGATCCACCTCACTGACAGCAATGACCTGTATTTACTCTATCTGATCTGCCTTCTGCTCAGCACCTTCAACAGCTGCCTTGACCCTTTTATCTATTATTACATTTCTGAGGAATTTCGGAATGAAGTCAGAAGAATAGTATTTAATAAAGTCAAGAAAGGTAAGGGATCTAGGAATGGCCTCATTCATACGGACAGCTCCACAGCGTCCAGGTCAGCAGCTACGCTGCGGTGTGTTTAA